Below is a genomic region from Actinoallomurus bryophytorum.
CGCCCGCACCGGCACCATGCGCCAGTCCGTGCCCCGCAGGGTGAAGACGCGTGCGATGAAGCGGATGTACGGCTCGCGGCCCGCGAACCAGTTGAGGAACGGCGGCATCTCCAGTACGGCGTCATCGGTCAGCAGCTTCTCCAGCGCCGCCAGGTCGGCGTTCTCGAAGGCGACGGCATAGCGTTCGACCTGCGCGCGATGGCCGGGGTCGGCGGGCTCGTCGATCTGGTCCTCGCCCAGCCCGGCCTCGCCGAGCCGTGCCCTGGCCCGCTGCAGGGCGCTGTTCACCGCGGCGGTCGTCATGTCCAGCGCCGCCGCCACGTCGGCGGCGGGCCAGTCCAGCACCTCGCGCAGGATGAGCACGGCCCGCTGCCGGGCCGGCAGGAACTGCATCGCGGCGACGAAGGCCAGCCGCAGCGAACCCCGCGAGAGCACCACGCCCGCCGGGTCACCGAGCATCGCGTCGGGAATCGGCTGGAGCCACGGCACCTCCTCGCCGTGGATCAGGGGTTGCTCGGGATCGTCGCCCGGCGGCCCGCCGAGTCCGGAGGGCAGCGGACGGCGGCTGCGCTGTTCGAGCGCGGTCAGGCAGGCGTTGGTGGCGATCCGGTAGAGCCAGGTGCGCAGTGCCGCGCGGCTCGGGTCGTACCGGTCGTACGCACGCCAGGCACGCAGCAGTGTCTCCTGCAGCAGGTCCTCGGCGTCGTGCACCGAGCCGAGCATGCGGTAGCAGTGCGCCAGCAGCTCCCGGCGGAACGGATCGGTCTGGACCGTGAAGTCCTCGCTGGTCGCCACTCTGTCCTCCGTCACGCGCGTAGGTCCCCGGGCCCATACATACCGGCAGGTGTCCCGAAAGTCATCGCCGCGCGGCGATGAGCCGCGGCAGGCCGCCCGGTAAGTACCGGTGAAGGCAGCACACCGACGGAAGGAACGACCATGACCGACACCAGGGACCGCGAGGTTCTCGCCGTGCTCGACGGCATCTACGAGGCCTGGGCGGACAACGACGCCGACGCCTTCGTGGCCTCCTACACCGAGGACGCGACCTCGATCCTGCCCGGTTCCTACAGCGCCGGCCGCACCGCGACCCGCGACCGCATGGCGGCGGGCTTCGCCGGCCCGCTGAAGGGCAGCCAGGTCCGCGACGAGGTGCAGAGCATCCGCCATCTCAGCGCCGACGCCGCCATCGTCGTCACCCGCAGCGCCGTCGTGATGGCCGGCGAGACCGAGCCCCCCGGCGACCGGTGGGTGATCGCCACCTGGACCCTGACCCGCCGGAACGGCAGATGGCTCCTGGCGGCCTACCACAACTGCCCCGCCTGACCCCGGCGGCAGAGAACGCACTCGACGCCGGCCCGGCCGTATGTCCGTTGGAGCGGGACGTACGGCCGGGCCGCGTGGCGCGCCCGCACGGGTGAGCAGGGGCGGAAGGAGGGTGTCAGATGGGCTGGAACGAGCCGTCGGGGTCGATGACCCAGCCGTACCCCTCCGAGCGGCCGAATCCGGGGGCGGTGGTCGCCCGCTCGGTGATGTCGGTGTCGACCAGAAGGACACTGCCCTGGGCCCGGACCGTGCAGCGATGCACCGACAGGCGGGCCAGGCCGGTCGAGGAGACCGGGCAGTTCGGCCCCCAGGCCGTCCAGACCCGGGCGCCGTTCCAGCAGATCCCCACGTTGGTCCCGATCGCACCGCGCCCGGGGAAGTGCTTGGCCGCGTAGAAGGCGCCGCAGGTCGTCTTCCCGGAAGTGAGCGGTCGAGGCGCTACGTCCCCGGCGACGAACGCCGACGTCCGGGCGGGAACGAGGCCGACCACCGCCGGCACGGCGACGACGAGCAGGACCGCCGCGACGCCGGCCCAGGCGAGCGGTCGCAGTCTGCGGCCCAGCCGCACGGCCAGGTAACCCGCGCCGACGAGCGGCAGGACCAGCCCGGCGACGATCAGGCCCGCCGGCGCGCCGAGGCCGATCCAGGAGCCGAGCAGGTAGCTCGCCGCCGTGAGCACGATCGCGGCGGCGAGCGGAAGATGGCCGCCCACGTACTTCGCGCGCGTGGTCCAGGAACGTGACCGCCACAGGAGCAGGACGCCGATCGCCAGGCCGACGGGCGGCCACGGCCACACGACCGCGCCGGCGGTCATGACGAGCAGTACGGCGACCTCCAGCGGACCGGCCGTCGCATCGGGCAGGCCGAACCGGCGGCGCGCCTCGTCGGCGATCTCCCGCGGGTCGCCCAGCCGGTCCAGGATGTCGCGGAGGTCACGGCAGGCGACGGCGGATCGACCAGAAGCCGAACCCGGCCAGGCCGAGGGCGAAGGCGATGTAGATCCCGGTCTCGATCGACTGGAAGGTCCAGAAACGGGTGGAAGGCTGGTAGGCCAGCCGCTGCCGGTAGCCGAGCCGGTTGACCTCAGTGAGGCACGCCTGCACCCCTGCCTCAGGTTTCTGCTCGGTCGGTGGTGCGCAGGGTCCTGTGGACGTGGAAACGGGGATGTTTCTCGTGACCGTATGTCCTGAGGCATCCACGATGTGGCTGGACAGGACCCAGGCACCGGTGTCGTCGGGGGCCTGCGCCTTCACGCTCAGGCGTATCGAGCCGCCGCGTAGCCAATTGATGTCGTCGATGTTCGAGGTGGTGATCTCGATCACCGAGCGGGCCGGGGGAAGAAGGTGGGGGCGGACCAGCAGCGGCATGGCGATCTGGACGGCGACGAAGACGACCAGGGTGATGGTCATGGCCGGCAGGGTGCGGTGGACCAGCATTCCGAGGGCCACGCCGAGAGCGAGGGCGAAGGCCGCGTACCCGATGGGGGTGATGCCCCGTGCGCCGAACAGCAGCGGCCCCATCCGCGGGAAGCCGGGGGTGTTTCCGCCTGAGGCCTTGTCGATGGGGCCGGACCACCAGGTCACCGCAAGGCTGCCCAGCCCTGCGGCGGTCATGGCGGCCAGGCCGGTGAGACCGAGTTTGACGGCCAGCCAGCGGGTGCGGGTGACGCTCTGGTTCCACACCAGCCTGTGCGTGCCGGCCTCCAGTTCACGGGTGATCAGCGGAGCTCCCCAGAAGAGCCCGATGAGGGCGGGCAGAACCAGCACGACAGCGGTGACCGCGAGAAAGGGCGCCTGGTTGTCATGGAAGAAGTCCTGGAAGAAGTTCGCGCAGCCGTCGCTCTGGGTGACGCAGCCGGCGACCCCGGTGGAGAAGTCATCGGCCAGGCCCTGACCGGTCAGGGCCAGGAGAGCCACGAGCGCGGCGAGCGTGGCGGCCATCATCGCCACGGCGGCACGCAACTGGCGCCAGGTCAGCCAGATCATCGCTGTACCTCCAGGATGGGTCGGCGGCCGGTGCCGGCGGGCTTGCTCATGTAGGCGAGGACGAGGTCTTCCAGGTCGAGCCGGCTGACGGTCCAGGCGGGGTCGTGGATCGGAGCGCCGGTGCGGACGATCA
It encodes:
- a CDS encoding sigma-70 family RNA polymerase sigma factor, coding for MTEDRVATSEDFTVQTDPFRRELLAHCYRMLGSVHDAEDLLQETLLRAWRAYDRYDPSRAALRTWLYRIATNACLTALEQRSRRPLPSGLGGPPGDDPEQPLIHGEEVPWLQPIPDAMLGDPAGVVLSRGSLRLAFVAAMQFLPARQRAVLILREVLDWPAADVAAALDMTTAAVNSALQRARARLGEAGLGEDQIDEPADPGHRAQVERYAVAFENADLAALEKLLTDDAVLEMPPFLNWFAGREPYIRFIARVFTLRGTDWRMVPVRANGQPALAAYTRAQDGGYALHTLQVFTVTASGISRNTTFQDQDVFAYFGLPGRITGAEDRGPGRPSP
- a CDS encoding SgcJ/EcaC family oxidoreductase, translated to MTDTRDREVLAVLDGIYEAWADNDADAFVASYTEDATSILPGSYSAGRTATRDRMAAGFAGPLKGSQVRDEVQSIRHLSADAAIVVTRSAVVMAGETEPPGDRWVIATWTLTRRNGRWLLAAYHNCPA
- a CDS encoding ABC transporter permease, with protein sequence MIWLTWRQLRAAVAMMAATLAALVALLALTGQGLADDFSTGVAGCVTQSDGCANFFQDFFHDNQAPFLAVTAVVLVLPALIGLFWGAPLITRELEAGTHRLVWNQSVTRTRWLAVKLGLTGLAAMTAAGLGSLAVTWWSGPIDKASGGNTPGFPRMGPLLFGARGITPIGYAAFALALGVALGMLVHRTLPAMTITLVVFVAVQIAMPLLVRPHLLPPARSVIEITTSNIDDINWLRGGSIRLSVKAQAPDDTGAWVLSSHIVDASGHTVTRNIPVSTSTGPCAPPTEQKPEAGVQACLTEVNRLGYRQRLAYQPSTRFWTFQSIETGIYIAFALGLAGFGFWSIRRRLP